TCTGCTTCTCTAGTCCCATAGGCAGCAATTAAGTGAAACTGATGGCTGAAGACAATCATACCACAGTGACTAGCTTCATTTTCACAGGATTAACTGATAGACCAGACCTGCAGCTTCCACTGTTTGTTGTCTTTTCACTGATATATGGAATGACCTTGCTGGGCAATCTAGGGTTGATCTTAGTCATTAGGTTTGACTCACAGCTGCACACCCCTATGTACTTTCTCCTCAGCAACTTGTCTTTCCTGGATGTCTGCTACTCTTCTACTGTCACTCCCAGTATGCTGCTCCATTTTTTGACGGTGTTACAGGGAGTTTCATACGGTGAGTGCATTACACAGTATGGCTTCTTTGCAGTTTTTGCCACCACTGAGATGTTTCTTCTGGCTTCAATGGCATATGACCGCTATGTGGCCATTTGTAACCCATTGCTGTACACTGTCATTATGACCAAAAAGGTCTGCATACTGTTAATAGCTGGGTCATATCTGGGAGGTATTGTAAATTCGCTGATTCATACCCATGGCTTGTTGAGACTGTCTTTTTGCAGCTCCAATGTCATCAACCACTTTTTTTGTGATCTCCTCCCTCTCCTAAAACTCTCCTGTAGTGATATCTATCTCAACAGtatccttgtttttgtttttggagcTTTATTTGAGACAACCACTTTTACGGTTGTCATCATTTCTTACTTTTTCATCGTTGTTACTGTGCTGAAGATCCGCTCTACCAAGGGCAGGCAAAAAACTTtctccacttgtgcctcccaccTCACGGCTGTGTTCACATTTCATGGCACAATTCTGTTCATGTATTTCTTCCACAGTTCCAGCTCTTCactgaatactgaaaaaatagtTTCTGTCTTCTACACAGTGGTCATTCCTATGCTGAACCCCTTGATTTACAGCTTGAGAAACAATGACGTGAAATGTGCTGCAAGAAAACTGTTGAAGAGGGAGGTCTTTACATGCTGAAAGCCTTCCAGAACTGCGTGTGGGTAACTACAGGGAAAGTGTGGATAGCTATATTAACTCTGTTCTCTTTGATATGGGTTATTAAATACTGGATCCTTTACATAACCTTATTGAAGATAGGTGTCAGGAAGATTGTTACCTAAAGGATATGCAATATGGAAATATGTGGCAATTAGTCCTGTTACTAATGCCTTATTTCAGCAAATGCCTAGTCAATATGACACATATGTTCTCCACCACAGTAGTCTTAAGTCAACCAGCAGTTCTTTGAAGTCTTTGGACACCAAATGTGGGAACAATCTgcctaatttaaatatttatatgtatatctAGCTCAAACAAACTCCATTTCTCTAACCAGTGAAGAGACATAGGCACCCCAAAATTTTAGTAGTCCTTCCCAAGAAAGGTAGTTAAGACAGACTAGATGCAATTTCCCTCTGAAGCTGCCTATTTTTTCTATTGACTATAGAAAAATCTGATGTGACCAGCTTAGAAAACTGAACTTCCATCTGCCCAAATATATGCATTTAACTCTCACCTCAAGGCTTTAAAGATTCCTTGTGGTTACAGTTATTATCACCACCTGTAGACCTAGGACTAGGCAAAGCAAGAGTTAATATTGACAGCACCATTTGTAGGATCCAAAGTGCTTCCATATGCTCTGGGAATATAGCAACAGGCAAGCTGAAAGCTGACTTTGCAGTTGtctaggaagaaaataaaagaagaggaaGCTATATACTGCTTGACTTGCTGTAAACACAAGAAATGGGTGGTAATGCCAGAGAAAGTTCTCCAGAAGGCTGCATGTACAATGGAGCAGCATTTTGCTCAGTGTGCATGCTTTGATGACCATGGTTATGATTTCTTCTTCAAATACACATCAGAGCTTCAGTGAGGAAATTAAACAGGCTTTGGCTCATGGAAGCCTCATAGACTCATTTTAACAATTTCACTTCACAAACACCAGATTAACGCTGTTGCATAGGTTACTGTAGGTCTCATGCTATCCACTGATGAGAGCTGTGAGCAGTATGGGAAATATGTCTGCCTCTCGCCTGCAGTGTCTTCTAACAAACCAAGGTTTACATTCAAGTTTGGCCCTTGATGTCCCTTCTAGGTATCTCGTAAGTCCAAGTTTCTAGTCTCGTAAGTCCATTAGAGTCTCTCACAGACACCTGACAGTAAGTGCCCCTGTTCCCTTCCCCACCTTTGGAACTATAGATATTAAAGGACATTTCCATGCTTGAAGTCTCTTAGAAACATCCCCTCCTGTTACTCATGCATTCCACCTAGTAATTGCATGCATAGTCAAGCAGAAGAAAGAGAGTTTGCTCTTGAAGACCATTGAAAAGAGGttaagaaaaaatagaaatgaaattacTAAACTGCTTTTATGTGCcgtttcaaggattttttttttttttaatttcttggtgCTATAGCTTGCTCTTTCTTGGACACATGCCGCTTTCAGTGCAAATATTATCTCAGCCTTTAGCACAATGCTTTTTCTTGGTCTTTTGTACAATGCCTTTTTTCCCAATAAGATTGTTTCTTGGGACTTGTGAATATTGATGATACAGATCTCTGCTCTAGATATGAATAAAGGTCCTGCAGAACTCTTCAAACATGTCTATATTTGCAACTGCTTTACTGAACCTCTGGCTCTGGATCTTTATAGAGGCAATGGAATCTTACTTGAATGAGTGAAACAATGTGAAAATAACACAACCCATCAGTTAAACTTTTCATCCTATCTTCTCAACAAGAGCATAAACCTGTATGAGACTCATGTTTTGTTTCACAAatactctttctctcttttttcctgctgttgtctGCAGGGTTCTAACTCAGGTGTAAATatgtacattttaaatataagAGGTTAGGTGACTTTTAGCTAGATAAAAAATCATCATCAAAGCATTCTAAATCTCCTATTTGGAGGACatcttttctattatttggtcAGCCAAGAAAACAGGacctttgttgtttttattattgttttttgtttaacAGCATATGTAACCAATGAAGTATAATATTCACCTGCAATCAGAATGTAttctccatcagctgaagaccTTAATTTAGGATGGGCTGAGCTGCATCACTAGCTATTAAACAGTCATGCATTTCTCTCAGCTATCCAAACATTAGCCAACTCCTGTCTGAAAAACAATGAACCAGAGTGGCGAGCAGAGAGGATTTTGCTGTAAACTGAGTAACTGAGAACTATAAACATACTCATTTTGTCCATGTTGCTGTGGGAGATCAGACTTCTGTTTGCCTGTTTAAAGACTCCCATGAGGACACTGTAATGATGTCCTTTGTGTTTGATCCAAAAAATATTAGCTGAAAACTCAGTTGTTCATGAGGGTTCAGTTCCTAATAGCTGAATTAGCGAATGGGTGCGGTAGCAGGTCCTGACATGATCTCTCAAGTTTGAGGGATGAGCTGTTGTTCTGCGCCACCCACAAGCATGAaacaatatttcttcttttctgtggaGGGAAGAGGACTATTTTATCTCTTCCCAGATGTCTTCAGACACCTCTCACTATCATGTCACTACAATGAGCAACTACATCTATTTCATTTGCTTGCGTGTTTTCACTAAAGAGAAATTACAGATCACAGATGGGTTAGATAAGATCATGAAAGAGACTGGAAGACCCAACTGAAAATTACATATGAAGGCCTTTTTGTATTGATAGACAGAGGTTGTGATGGAGTCTTTGTCAATGAGATTGAAATCCAGACTTTTGTGGTTTTGGAGCATTTGGAACTAAGGATTGGAGAGTGTTTGAAGTGCAGCTGAGCTGTAAAATCCAGGTATGTCCTTGATAGTATTAGCACTGACCTGTCAGTTTGGCATTGATGGTGCCATGTTCTGGGCACCACATACCGAtagactattttaaaaaattcagggtctgaatacacagaaaataacagaatgtGAAAAGCAATATTATGTCTGCATTTTACATCTGGAGAGCTCAAAAAAGTTTGcctgtttgtttgtctgctttGTGTAAAATCACATAGTGAATTGTAGTGTTAGCAAGATGGTCAGATCATTTCAATCATAGACCAAATGTGGTACACAAAAATGGGTACAACCTCTGTGGGGTAGATTTCACTGAACTTTAGATTTCTCCAGAAATTGCTTATGTAGTGAGTTAAACATCTCAGCTACCTTTATGGTTAATTGAAAGAGACAGGACTTCTCAGGGAGAGGCTTCTAGGCTGCTCACTCTGTTCAAAAGCTGAGGTGTGCTCATGTCTGAAATTGGTAGGATGAATAGCTGACTGATGTACAGATCATAAAGGGACCTAGCTGATTTAGAAGTCTAGACCAATTTTAGAGATGTAAATGGTAATTGTCTGACTATCCAAAAAAGTTCCTTTCTGATCTTGAGTCAAAATCTAGCAAGAGATCCAGACGCTTGAAAGTTAAGTTATGGTAACTCTTCCTGCATTATTTT
This window of the Dromaius novaehollandiae isolate bDroNov1 chromosome 5, bDroNov1.hap1, whole genome shotgun sequence genome carries:
- the LOC112994200 gene encoding olfactory receptor 5J3-like — encoded protein: MAEDNHTTVTSFIFTGLTDRPDLQLPLFVVFSLIYGMTLLGNLGLILVIRFDSQLHTPMYFLLSNLSFLDVCYSSTVTPSMLLHFLTVLQGVSYGECITQYGFFAVFATTEMFLLASMAYDRYVAICNPLLYTVIMTKKVCILLIAGSYLGGIVNSLIHTHGLLRLSFCSSNVINHFFCDLLPLLKLSCSDIYLNSILVFVFGALFETTTFTVVIISYFFIVVTVLKIRSTKGRQKTFSTCASHLTAVFTFHGTILFMYFFHSSSSSLNTEKIVSVFYTVVIPMLNPLIYSLRNNDVKCAARKLLKREVFTC